The following coding sequences are from one Streptococcus sp. NPS 308 window:
- a CDS encoding helix-hairpin-helix domain-containing protein: MSKKLQRKKQLRNSLRRSGAFSTTVTKVVEETKKVVKHAEKSASQAGKVVSKKVEQAVEATKEQAQKVANSVEDFAATLGGLSVDRAKTFYDEGIKSASDFKNWTEKELLALKGIGPATIKKLKEHGISFK; the protein is encoded by the coding sequence ATGTCAAAGAAACTCCAACGTAAAAAACAATTGCGAAATAGCCTTCGTCGTTCAGGTGCATTTTCAACTACAGTGACCAAGGTTGTAGAAGAGACAAAGAAAGTCGTGAAACATGCGGAAAAATCTGCCAGCCAAGCAGGAAAAGTTGTCTCTAAAAAAGTGGAACAAGCAGTAGAAGCGACCAAGGAACAAGCACAAAAAGTGGCGAATTCAGTAGAAGATTTCGCAGCTACTTTGGGTGGCCTCTCAGTAGATCGCGCTAAGACTTTTTATGATGAAGGGATCAAGTCAGCTTCTGACTTCAAAAACTGGACAGAAAAAGAACTCCTTGCCTTGAAAGGAATCGGACCAGCTACAATTAAGAAATTAAAAGAACACGGAATCAGCTTCAAGTAA
- the rbfA gene encoding 30S ribosome-binding factor RbfA, whose translation MANHFRTDRVGMEIKREVNEILQKKVRDPRVQGVTITDVQMLGDLSVAKVYYTILSNLASDNQKAQIGLEKATGTIKRELGRNLKLYKIPDLIFVKDESIEYGNKIDEMLRNLDKN comes from the coding sequence ATGGCAAATCATTTCCGTACGGATCGTGTGGGCATGGAAATCAAGCGTGAAGTCAATGAGATTTTGCAAAAGAAGGTCCGTGATCCCCGTGTCCAAGGTGTGACCATCACAGATGTTCAGATGCTGGGTGACCTATCCGTTGCCAAGGTTTACTACACCATTTTGAGTAACCTTGCTTCGGATAACCAAAAAGCTCAAATCGGGCTTGAAAAAGCAACTGGTACTATCAAACGTGAACTTGGTCGCAATTTGAAATTGTACAAAATCCCAGATTTGATCTTCGTCAAAGACGAATCCATCGAATATGGAAACAAGATTGACGAGATGCTACGCAATCTGGATAAGAACTAA
- a CDS encoding DUF1912 family protein, with protein sequence MSYEQEFMKEFETWVNTQIMINDMAHKESQKVYEEDQDERAKDAMIRYESRLDAYQFLLGKFENFKAGKGFHDLPEGLFGEQNY encoded by the coding sequence ATGAGTTACGAACAAGAATTTATGAAGGAATTTGAAACCTGGGTCAATACCCAGATCATGATCAACGACATGGCGCACAAGGAAAGTCAAAAAGTCTACGAAGAAGACCAAGATGAACGTGCCAAAGATGCCATGATTCGCTACGAGAGCCGCTTGGATGCCTACCAGTTTTTGCTGGGTAAGTTTGAAAACTTCAAAGCAGGCAAGGGATTTCATGATCTGCCAGAAGGATTGTTTGGTGAACAAAACTATTAA
- a CDS encoding DUF1858 domain-containing protein: protein MDNIIDVSIPVAEVVDKHPEVLEILVELGFKPLANPLMRNTVGRKVSLKQGSKLEGTPMDKIVRTLEANGYEVIGLD, encoded by the coding sequence ATGGATAATATCATTGATGTGTCAATTCCCGTTGCAGAAGTGGTAGACAAGCACCCAGAAGTTTTGGAAATCCTAGTGGAGCTCGGTTTTAAGCCCCTTGCTAATCCCTTGATGCGCAACACCGTTGGTCGCAAGGTATCGCTCAAGCAGGGGTCTAAGCTTGAAGGAACTCCTATGGACAAGATTGTCCGCACGCTAGAAGCAAATGGCTACGAAGTGATTGGATTAGACTAA
- a CDS encoding DUF438 domain-containing protein, giving the protein MADERIHILRDILLELHNGASPESVQERFDATFTGVSAIEISLMEHELMNSDSGVTFEDVMELCDVHANLFKNAVKGVEVADTEHPGHPVRVFKDENLALRAALIRIRRLLDTYETMEDEEMLAEMRKGLVRQMGLLGQFDIHYQRKEELFFPIMERYGHDSPPKVMWGVDDQIRELFQTALATAKSLPEVAISTVKEAFEAFATEFESMIFKEESILLMILLESFTQDDWLQIAEESDAYGYAIIRPSEKWVPERQSFLEEKSAEEPVQLDTAEGQVQQVIDTPEGQFTITFTPKEKEAVLDRHSQQAFGNGYLSVEQANLILNHLPMEITFVNKDDIFQYYNDNTPADEMIFKRTPSQVGRNVELCHPPKYLEKVKAIMQGLREGVKDKYEMWFKSESRGKFVHITYAAVHDENGEFQGVLEYVQDIQPYREIDTDYFRGLE; this is encoded by the coding sequence ATGGCAGATGAACGGATTCATATCCTACGGGATATTTTGTTAGAATTGCACAATGGTGCCTCTCCTGAGTCAGTTCAGGAGCGTTTTGATGCGACCTTTACAGGTGTGTCAGCCATCGAGATTTCCCTCATGGAGCACGAGTTGATGAACTCAGACTCAGGTGTCACCTTTGAAGATGTCATGGAACTCTGTGATGTCCATGCCAATCTTTTTAAAAATGCAGTTAAGGGTGTCGAAGTTGCAGATACCGAGCACCCAGGCCACCCCGTTCGCGTCTTCAAGGATGAAAATCTGGCTCTCCGTGCTGCCTTGATTCGCATTCGGAGATTGTTGGATACCTATGAGACTATGGAAGACGAGGAAATGCTGGCAGAGATGCGCAAGGGTTTGGTCCGTCAAATGGGGCTTTTGGGGCAATTTGACATCCACTACCAGCGCAAGGAAGAGCTCTTTTTCCCCATCATGGAGCGCTATGGACACGATTCACCTCCTAAGGTCATGTGGGGAGTGGATGATCAGATCAGGGAACTTTTTCAGACAGCTCTAGCGACAGCCAAGTCACTACCAGAAGTGGCGATTTCCACTGTAAAGGAAGCTTTTGAAGCTTTTGCGACAGAGTTTGAAAGTATGATTTTCAAGGAAGAGTCCATCCTTCTCATGATTCTCCTCGAGTCTTTCACTCAGGATGACTGGCTTCAGATTGCGGAGGAGAGCGATGCATATGGCTATGCCATCATCCGTCCGTCTGAGAAATGGGTTCCAGAACGCCAGAGTTTCCTTGAGGAAAAGAGTGCAGAGGAACCTGTTCAACTAGACACGGCTGAAGGTCAAGTCCAACAAGTTATCGATACGCCAGAAGGTCAGTTCACCATTACCTTTACCCCTAAGGAAAAGGAAGCAGTGCTGGACCGCCATAGTCAACAGGCTTTTGGCAATGGCTATCTCTCGGTCGAGCAGGCCAATCTCATCCTCAATCACCTTCCCATGGAGATTACCTTTGTCAATAAAGACGATATTTTCCAGTATTACAATGATAATACGCCAGCTGATGAGATGATTTTCAAACGGACGCCGTCCCAAGTCGGACGCAATGTCGAGTTATGTCATCCTCCAAAATATTTGGAGAAAGTCAAAGCCATCATGCAAGGTCTTCGTGAAGGGGTTAAGGATAAGTATGAAATGTGGTTCAAGTCTGAGTCGCGAGGCAAGTTTGTCCACATCACCTACGCTGCAGTACACGATGAGAACGGAGAATTTCAAGGTGTGCTGGAGTATGTTCAGGACATCCAACCCTATCGTGAGATTGATACGGACTACTTCCGTGGATTAGAATAA
- a CDS encoding GNAT family N-acetyltransferase, which translates to MEHAQLPERLETERLVLRVRTVADAEDIHAYASLPEVAYPAGFPPVKTLEDEIYYLEHILPERNEKDNLPAGYGIIVKGTDTIIGSVDFPRRYEDDVLEIGYILHPDYWGRGYVPEAARALIDLAFKELDLHKIELTCFGYNLQSQRVAEKLGFTLEARIRDRKDVQGNRCDSLIYGLLKSEWEVKQ; encoded by the coding sequence ATGGAGCATGCACAATTACCAGAACGATTAGAAACGGAGCGACTTGTCTTACGAGTTCGTACAGTGGCGGATGCTGAGGATATTCATGCCTACGCTAGTTTGCCAGAGGTCGCCTATCCAGCAGGCTTTCCACCTGTCAAGACCTTGGAAGATGAGATTTATTACCTAGAACATATCCTTCCCGAGCGTAATGAAAAGGATAATCTCCCAGCAGGCTATGGAATTATCGTTAAAGGAACCGATACAATCATTGGTTCTGTCGATTTCCCCCGTCGCTACGAAGACGATGTACTAGAGATTGGCTATATCTTGCACCCAGACTATTGGGGTCGAGGTTATGTACCAGAAGCAGCGCGTGCCTTGATTGACCTAGCGTTTAAAGAACTTGATCTTCACAAGATTGAACTAACTTGCTTTGGCTACAATCTCCAAAGTCAACGAGTCGCAGAAAAACTTGGCTTCACCCTCGAAGCTCGCATCCGAGACAGAAAGGATGTTCAAGGGAACCGCTGTGACAGTCTCATATATGGCTTACTGAAGAGTGAGTGGGAGGTGAAACAGTAG
- the infB gene encoding translation initiation factor IF-2: MSKKRLYEIAKELGKESKEVVARAKELGLDVKSHSSSVEAAAAEQIAASFKPAPAPKAEAKPAAPKASVEKKAEKPVSAKPVAAKEESKPAAPAAPKEDKVVAARPQSRNFKAEREARAKEQAERRKQNKGNNRDQQQNGNRQKNDGRNGGKPGQGNRDNRRFNDQGKKSQGQGNRGNDRRQQQDFQPKPAGPRVDFKARAAALKAEQNAEYARSSEERFKQSQAAKEALAQANKRKEPEEIFEEAAKLAEQTQPAVAVAPVAKEAPVDTRRKKQARPDKERDDYDHEEDGPRKQQKNRSSQNQVRNQRNSNWNNNKKNKKGNKQNNRNQAPKPVTERKFHELPSEFEYTDGMTVAEIAKRIKREPAEIVKKLFMMGVMATQNQSLDGDTIELLLVDYGIEAKQKVEVDNADIERFFVEDGYLNEDELVERPPVVTIMGHVDHGKTTLLDTLRNSRVATGEAGGITQHIGAYQIVENGKKITFLDTPGHAAFTSMRARGASVTDITILVVAADDGVMPQTIEAINHSKAANVPIIVAINKIDKPGANPERVIGELAEHGVMSTAWGGDSEFVEISAKFNQNIDELLETVLLVAEIQELKADPTVRAIGTVIEARLDKGKGAVATLLVQQGTLNVQDPIVVGNTFGRVRAMTNDLGRRVKVAGPSTPVSITGLNEAPMAGDHFAVYEDEKSARAAGEERAKRALMKQRQATQRVSLENLFDTLKAGELKSVNVIIKADVQGSVEALSASLQKIDVEGVKVTIVHSAVGAINESDVTLAEASNAFIIGFNVRPTPQARQQADADDVEIRLHSIIYKVIEEMEEAMKGMLDPEFEEKVIGEALIRETFKVSKVGTIGGFMVINGKVTRDSKVRVIRDGVVIYDGELASLKHYKDDVKEVTNGREGGLMIDGYNDIKMDDVIEAYIMEEIKR; the protein is encoded by the coding sequence TTGTCTAAGAAAAGATTGTACGAAATCGCAAAAGAACTTGGAAAAGAAAGTAAAGAAGTTGTAGCGCGTGCAAAAGAGTTGGGCTTGGATGTGAAAAGCCACTCATCGAGCGTGGAAGCTGCTGCTGCTGAGCAAATCGCGGCTAGCTTTAAACCTGCACCTGCTCCTAAGGCAGAAGCAAAACCTGCAGCACCAAAAGCAAGTGTAGAAAAGAAAGCAGAAAAGCCTGTATCAGCTAAACCAGTAGCCGCTAAGGAAGAAAGTAAACCAGCTGCACCTGCAGCTCCTAAGGAAGACAAAGTAGTGGCCGCAAGACCACAAAGTCGAAACTTCAAGGCGGAGCGTGAGGCGCGTGCCAAAGAGCAGGCAGAGCGACGCAAACAAAACAAGGGCAACAACCGTGACCAACAACAAAATGGTAACCGTCAGAAAAATGACGGCCGTAATGGTGGCAAACCTGGTCAAGGGAACCGCGACAATCGCCGATTTAACGACCAAGGGAAAAAATCACAAGGTCAAGGAAATCGTGGCAATGATCGCCGTCAGCAACAAGACTTCCAGCCAAAACCAGCTGGACCACGTGTTGACTTTAAAGCCCGTGCGGCAGCCCTAAAAGCAGAGCAAAATGCAGAGTACGCACGCTCAAGCGAGGAGCGCTTCAAACAATCGCAAGCTGCTAAAGAAGCTTTGGCTCAAGCTAATAAACGCAAGGAACCTGAGGAGATCTTTGAGGAAGCCGCTAAGTTAGCTGAACAAACGCAGCCAGCCGTAGCAGTAGCTCCTGTAGCGAAAGAAGCGCCAGTGGATACACGTCGTAAAAAACAAGCTCGACCAGACAAAGAACGTGACGATTATGATCACGAAGAAGATGGTCCTAGAAAACAACAAAAGAATCGAAGTAGTCAGAATCAAGTGAGAAATCAAAGAAATAGTAACTGGAATAATAATAAAAAGAATAAAAAAGGCAACAAGCAAAATAACCGCAATCAGGCACCAAAACCTGTTACAGAACGTAAGTTCCATGAATTGCCAAGCGAATTTGAATATACAGATGGTATGACTGTTGCGGAAATCGCAAAACGTATCAAACGTGAACCAGCTGAAATCGTTAAGAAACTCTTTATGATGGGTGTTATGGCCACACAAAACCAATCTTTGGATGGTGACACCATTGAACTCCTATTGGTAGATTATGGTATCGAAGCCAAACAAAAGGTTGAAGTGGACAATGCGGACATCGAACGTTTCTTCGTCGAAGATGGTTATCTCAATGAAGATGAATTGGTTGAGCGTCCACCAGTTGTGACGATCATGGGACACGTTGACCATGGTAAAACTACCCTTCTAGATACCCTTCGTAACTCTCGTGTTGCGACAGGTGAAGCAGGTGGGATCACTCAGCATATCGGTGCCTACCAAATCGTGGAAAACGGCAAGAAGATTACCTTCCTTGATACACCAGGACACGCGGCCTTTACATCGATGCGTGCTCGTGGTGCATCTGTTACCGATATTACCATCTTGGTTGTAGCGGCAGACGACGGGGTTATGCCTCAAACTATCGAAGCTATCAACCACTCAAAAGCGGCCAACGTTCCAATCATCGTTGCTATCAACAAGATTGATAAACCAGGTGCCAATCCAGAACGCGTTATCGGTGAATTGGCAGAACACGGTGTCATGTCAACTGCTTGGGGTGGAGATTCTGAGTTTGTCGAAATTTCAGCTAAGTTCAACCAAAATATCGATGAACTCTTGGAAACAGTCCTTCTTGTGGCTGAAATCCAAGAACTCAAGGCAGACCCAACAGTGCGTGCTATCGGTACCGTTATCGAAGCGCGCTTGGATAAAGGAAAAGGTGCGGTCGCAACTCTTCTTGTGCAACAAGGTACCTTGAATGTCCAAGACCCAATCGTTGTCGGAAATACCTTCGGTCGTGTCCGTGCCATGACCAATGACCTTGGTCGTCGTGTTAAGGTTGCAGGTCCATCAACACCAGTTTCTATCACAGGTTTGAACGAAGCGCCAATGGCGGGTGACCACTTTGCCGTTTACGAAGATGAAAAATCTGCGCGTGCAGCAGGTGAAGAACGTGCCAAACGTGCTCTTATGAAACAACGTCAAGCTACCCAACGTGTCAGCCTTGAAAACCTCTTCGATACGCTTAAAGCGGGTGAACTCAAGTCTGTTAACGTTATCATCAAGGCCGACGTACAAGGTTCGGTTGAAGCCCTTTCTGCCTCACTTCAAAAGATCGATGTAGAAGGTGTAAAAGTTACCATCGTTCACTCAGCAGTCGGTGCCATCAATGAATCTGACGTGACTCTTGCGGAAGCTTCAAATGCCTTTATCATCGGTTTCAACGTACGTCCTACACCACAAGCTCGTCAACAAGCAGATGCTGACGATGTAGAAATCCGTCTCCACAGCATTATCTACAAGGTTATCGAAGAGATGGAAGAAGCTATGAAAGGGATGTTGGATCCTGAATTCGAAGAAAAAGTCATCGGTGAAGCTCTTATCCGAGAAACCTTCAAGGTATCTAAAGTGGGAACCATCGGTGGATTCATGGTTATCAACGGTAAGGTTACCCGTGACTCTAAAGTTCGTGTTATCCGTGACGGTGTCGTTATCTATGACGGCGAACTTGCAAGCTTGAAACACTACAAAGACGACGTCAAAGAAGTTACAAACGGTCGTGAAGGTGGATTGATGATTGATGGCTACAATGATATCAAGATGGATGATGTGATTGAGGCCTACATCATGGAAGAAATCAAACGTTAA